TGGAGCATGGTGGTGCAGGCGTGGCTCTTGCCCTTGCCCGAGTTGCCGGAGACAGAGACGTGCAACCCGTTCGTGTTCTCGACCGACTGCGAGGCGAGGGACATGACAAGGCACTCGGCAACGGTCCTGTCGCCTACGTGCTCCCTGTTGAAGGCATCGAGGAGGAAGGCGAGCGGGTCGCCGCGGGTGAGGATGTCGAGGGCTTTCTCGCGGTACGCCGGATCGGGGGCAGGAGGTTTCGGGGGAGGTGGCGGCACCTCCTCTCTCCTCCGCCTCTGCGCCCTCTTCTCCCGCGGCTCGTACCGGTCCCTGAGTTCTGGCCAGCGCTGCACGCCGCCGCCGCAGGAGGCGTGGTGGCACCCTGCATAGACCGCGCCGCTCGGGAACTGGACGGCGAAGGCGCCGTCATGGTGGGCGGTCGAGAAGGGACAGTCCTCGAGGACGTGGAGGGTGCCGCCCTGCCAGGGCCGCTTGCTCCGGACGGCGAGGCCGTGCTCTGAAAGCCAGGCCGCAAGGTCGATCTTCGACCCGGCCAGCGCCGGCGTCACCGGGGCCTCGGTCGGGAGGAGAGCAGCAATCGCCTGGATGCGTTCTGCCGTGACGACCGTCCTCTCCTCAGGCACCGAGAGGACCTTCGCCCTCCTGTGCGGCCGCTCGGGGGTGTTGTCCCCCTTCCGCGAGCACGTCCCGTAGAGTTTCCAGATCCGGGCGGCGTTGAAGTTCGCCGTGTCCACGGTGACGGCGTCGTCGGAGAAAAGGGCGTCGAGGGTGGCGAGCACGCCCTTCACGAGGGCCGTCGCGTCGTCGTCGTTCGCGAGGTCGATCGCGTAGAGGAGGTGCGCCCCGTTCCCCGAGTCGGCGCGGATTGGTTTTGAAAACCCCTGTTCGTCGAGCCAGAGGGCGATCGCGTCCGCACGCCTGAGAGCGGCGGCGTGCTCCTCCTCCGTCGACGACACCCCGCTCGGCCGGACAGGGTCGAGGTCGATGGGCAACCAGCGGCGCCGCACGATGTCGGCGTCGCTCGTGGTCGCGTCGCTCCGCGAGAGGCGCATCTTCACCCTGTTCGCCCGGCGGGCGAGGAGGGCCGGGTCCACCTCGTTCAGGGTGACATAGATCCCGCGGACCTCAGGGTCGGCGTCCAGGGCCTCCGCACACGCGGCGAGTTTCGTGAAGTCGTCGAAGTAGCCCGAGTGCGTGGCGTAGTCGCCGAGGGCCCGCACCTCCACCACACCGCCGGAGAACAGGGCGGCGAGGGCCTCCTTGATCATCCCCACCCCTCCGGCACCAGGGGAAACAGCGGCGCCGAGACCGCCTCGCCGCGGGCCACCCGCTGCACGCTGACGATCGGGACGATGAAGTGGCCGGAGACCGTGAAGACCTTCACCGCCCGCCCCGGGACATTCACCGCGGCGTGGCCGACGATTGCCGTCTCGGTGACGACGGTCCCGTCCTCCCTCTCCCCGGTCACGGAGGCCGTCACCGGCACCGCGTGGCCGTGGAGGAGGAGGGGCCGCAGGTCCTCCGCGGCGATCCGGTAGTGCTCCCTCCCGACGAGGAGGTGGAGGCCTCCGTGCGAACCCAGGCGGAGGATGCCGATGTTTTCCTCGGTCATTCCTCTTCCTCCTCCATCACTATCGTGATCGCATACTTGTGCCCGCCCGTCCGGCGGGCGTGGATCTCGCTGACCCCGCCGCCCAAGCGCCGCATCTCCGTAGCGATCGCCTGCGGCACCAGGTAGAAGGGTACCGGCTCGATCACATCGCTATGCTTATGTCCCAGTTCCTCCGACTCTGTGATGGCGGCCCGGCGGTTGGTGCGGTAACCATGTACGTCCTGGCTGCCATCTACGCCCTGCATGTCCTCTCCCCCTCTTCTACGATCTCCCAGATACCGTATTCGACCATCCTCTTCCCGATGCCCCGATAGAACGGCGATCGCTCTTCAAAGGCGTCGATGTCTTCCTGTGTGACTTTTCGCGGTTCCTTGTTCATGGAGGTCTACCTCCTCTGCGGGGTGCCGGAACCGGGAACGCTGGAAAAAAATGCTGCCGCCTAAATGGGGCAGGTGACGGGGGGACGTCGGCCCGGCGACCCTCGGAGAAGAGATGACAGACAGCGGGATATAAAAGAAAAGTAGAGTTTTTGAATGTGTTTTTTCAGATTTCACCTCTTTTTTTCTTCTCGTTGATCATCTCCTCGACGATGGCCCTGATGGCCTGCGGGTGGGCCACGATGTCGGCCTCCATTCCCGCGATGGTTGCGGTGCTCTCGCCGGTGAGGGAGCGGTAACAGGTGGTGCAGTAGCGGGCTGTCGGGGCGTTGATGGTGTGGCACTCGGGACACTCGCGGGGTTCGAGCCCCTGATCGGCCGCCTCGGCGGCGACGGTGACGCCGTAGTGGCCGAGGATCTCGCGGTCGATGTCCGCCCCCGCCAGGTGGGCGTACGTCTGGAACATATCGGTGCTCAGGTTGCCCCACATCATGAGTTTGATCACCGACTCGGTGACGCCCTGGGTGATGAGGTGGGTGATGCGCGAGTGGCGGAAGAGGTGGGGCGTGACGCGTTTTTTGACACCGGCCCGCTCGGCAAGGGTGGTGAGGATCTTGGCGGCGGTTGCGTACTGGAGCGGGGTCTTGCGAGTGGTGATGAAGACGAGGGCCCGGCCTGTTGGCTCGAAGGGGTAGTCGTTGCGCCACGCGACGAGGTAGGGAAGTGACATGACCAAGCGGACGTGCCGGCTTTTGTGGCACTTGGTGTCCTCGACGGTGAGGACGGCGCCGTGTTTGTCAAAACTGACTCTCTCCCAACTGAGCCGCCCGATCTCACCGATCCTGCACCCGGACTCGTAGAGCACGGCGACGAAGGCGCGGTCCCGCGAGTTTCCGCCTGCGGCGATGAGGGCGCGAATTTCCTCGGAGGTGAGCATCTGCTCGGGGAGTTTGGTGTTCCGGTCCATGCTCGGGGCCTTGATGGCCTTCACTTTCTTGGACGGGACCGTGGAGATGTCGTTCTCGATGAGCCAGAGGTAGAAGCGTTTGAGGAGGATGATGTGGTCGTGCAGGGTGTTCTGCTTGAAGGGTTTGCCGCGCTGGTTGGTGCCTCCCTTCAGGTTGTTGATGCCGGTGTAGAGGTCGAAGATGGCGTTGGTGCGGTACGGCCCGACGAAGCGCCGCCAGTTGACGAGGAGGTAGACGAGTTTGTTCACCCGGATGGTGGTGAGGCTGCACGATGCCTGTTGTTCGGTGATGAAGGCCGCGATGAGAGTGGCGTCGTCTTCGGTGAGACGGCCCTCGGCGAGGGCGCGGTCGACGGAGCGGTGCGCATAGACAGGCTTGACAAGATGGAAAGCCCGGTCTTCTTGGGTTGGTGCGGTAGTTGAACCCATGATGAGGGGTCAGAAAGGCGGTATTTAACTATTGGGTAGAAGAATCGAACTTGATTTCAAAACGCTGAGGGGGAGATTTGAACTCCCGAGAGACTTGCGCCTCACGGGCTTTCCAGGCCCGCGCCCTACCGCTAGACTACCTCAGCACTCGCCTTATACTATAGGCCCCCCCGTTTTTTAATCCTATCTATTCGGTCGGCCTGCGGGGGTGCGTCGTCCAGACCCGAGGATAGGTCCCGGCGGCCATCATCACCGCCCGCGGGGCGAGCACAAGTCCGGTCTTCCCGGGCTCATAGGCCGAGGAATCGGTGAGCGCTTCGCCGAGGCAGATGAGTTCGTCTTTTTCTGAGAGCACGGCCACAAGGTCGCCTTTCTGGTACTTCGTCCGCGAGAGGGCCCCGACCCCCGCGAGCGCTGCGCCGTGGCAGAGGGCGTCGATCGCTGTGTCCCGCACGACGATCCGCGGGAGGTCGCCGATGCCCTGGACCGGCGGAAGGATGATGGCTGCGAGGGGCGCGGTGTCGCCCGCCCGTGCGGCGACGACGGCGTCCCTGACCTCGTGGAGGGTGTGAGTGTCGTTCTCGCCGATAGCGCCCGAGCGGGTCCGGCGGAGTTCCTGCATGTGGGCCCCGACGCCGAGGGCGAGGCCGAGGTGGTGGCAGAGCGACCTGATATAGGTGCCCGCGTCGCAGACAGCCCTGAAGAGGACGAGGCGCCCGTCCACGTCCAGTATCTCCAGGTCGTAGATGCGCCTGATCCGCAGGTTCCGCTTCACCGCGCTCCGGCGGGGCGGCCTCTGGTAGATCCGGCCGGCGAACTCCCTGGCCGTCTCTTCGATCTCCTCTCTGCTGACGTCCCCGTGGAGGCGCATCAGGCAGACATACTCTTTTCTTTCCTTCAGCAGGACGGGGGCGAGACGCACCGCGGGGCCGATCATGATGACGAGCACACCCGTGACCATGGGGTCGAGGGTGCCGGCATGCCCGATAGGCATACCGAGCATCTCCCCGACCCATGCGGCGACCTGGTGGCTCGACGGCCCCCTTGGTTTGTCCACGGCGATGAGGCCGGCCTGCGGGACGCCCGGCACCCGGCGATCGGCCCCGGTCCTCTCCTCCCTGCTGTTCAGTGCGTCGAGAGTCCCGGCAAGGGACCCGTCCCCGACGACCTCGGGCGCGACGCCGGCCCGTTCCATTGCGGCCGCTGTCACCGTGCCGATGGCGGCGACGATCTGCCCTGCCCGCCGCGTCCAGTGCGCCTCGGTAAAGGACGACGCGCTCGTGAAGAGGACGACGTCGGCACGCACCGTGTCGAGGTCCTCCCCGGTCGGGACGAGGGTATAGGTGGGGTACTCGCAGACCTCAGCGCCCCGGTCCCTGACCGCCTGGAGGAGGCCGGGGTTCGGCACCGCCGCCCGCGGGATGCCGACCTTCCTGCCCTTCAGCCACTCACCCATATAGGGTGCGAAGTCTGCCGAGTAATAGGAGGGGAGGGTCTCGGGCTGGAGGCCGCAGGCCGTCAGCGTCCGTGCCGTCTGGGGGCCGATGGCGACGATACGTGCGCCGGTGTCGGGGCGCAGCCGCGGGGCGATGACCTCGGCGGGCAAGGCGCTCGTGAAGAAGATGGCGTCGAAGTTTCCGGCATTCGCCTCGGCCACGAAGCGGTCGATGTTCTCCTCCAGGAGTTCGGCCCGCAGGGGCGAGACCGTGTAGCAGGTATGCCCGTATTGGGCGCAGAGGGCGGCGTCCCTTCCCGCCTTCTCAGCAAGGCGGGTGATCGCAATCAACATTGTGCAATTGTTCGGTGCGGGTGGGATATGACGGTTTCCCCACCCGGCCGGATGATATATATGGGGCGGTTTCAGAATCTCGGGTGTGATAGTGGCCCTCGTCGCCGGCACCCTCCTCGGCGTCGCCCTCGGCACGGTCAGCGGCCTGGTGCCGGGCGTGCACGTCAACACGATGGCAGGGCTTCTCCTCTCCCTCTCCCCGATCCTCGTGGCGAGCCTCGGCACTCCCGTGCTGGCCGCGGCCCTTGTCGCCGCCCTCGTCACCCACACCTTCCTGGACTGTGTCCCATCCACCTTTCTCGGCGTGCCCGATGCCGACACTGCGGTGATGGTCCTCCCCGCCCACGCCCTCTGCCTGGAGGGGAGAGGTGGCGAGGCGGTGCGCCTCTCGGCCCTCGGGAGCGCTGCCGCCGTCGTCTGGGCCCTGCCCTTCTCCTTCCTTTTTCTCACTCTCCTCACCGCTTTCCAGTCCTTCATCGACCTCTGGATCGGCGTCCTGCTCCTTGCGGTCGCCTGTTACCTCGTCGTCTTCTCCGAGTCTCCCGAGTGGGCGGCAGGGGTCTTTCTCGTCTCCGGTTTCCTCGGCCTCTTCACCTTCAGGTACTCCTTCCTTGCCTGGAACGGCGGCACCGGCGTCCTGATGCCCCTCCTCTCCGGCCTTTTCGGGGTTGCGGTCCTCATCTCCGCCTCCGGCGGCAGGATGCCGCCGCAGTCGGCTGCGGTCACCTATCCTGACGGAAGAGAACTCTTCAGGTGCTCGTGCGCCGGGTCGCTGGCCGGTGCCGTCGTCGGATGGCTTCCCGGCCTCTCGAATGCCACCGCAAATGCCGTCCTCGCCTCGGCGATCGACTACGGCGAGGACCGGCGGGGCTACATCGTCGCCACAAGCGCCGCCAACACGGCGAACGCCTTTCTCGGCCTCGCCGCCCTCTACGCGGTTGGCCGGACGAGAAACGGTGTCATGGTGGCCCTCGGCACCCTCGACATCCCGCCTTTCACCGCCCTCATCTCCGTCGCCGCACTCGCTGCCGCCCTCGCATATGCCGCCACCGTCCTCCTCTCGGGTACGGCGGGCGTTTTTTCCCGCGTCCCCCTGCGCCCCCTGAACGCCGCCGTGATCCTCTTCGTCGCCTTCCTCTCCTTCCTCCTCTGCGGCCCCTTCGGCCTCTTCGTCCTCCTCGCCGCCACCCTTGTCGGGAGGGTGCCGACCCTTGTCGAGGTCCGCCGGGTCTTCTGCATGGGGGCGGTGATGGTCCCGGTGATCCTCTCGTCCCTCGGCGTGGCGGTCTTGTAGCGGTCATCTCGACCCCACTTCGGTCGTCCCAAAAAATCAGGAGGCTATCCCAGAACTCCTGAGGACGTTTTCCATGTCGATGGAATAACCCGCATGCAACCAACGCTGTAAAAATCCTGATCTGGTGCCTGTTCAGGGGGACTACGCCCCCGGCCCTCGAAAATCAAAGATTTTCTGGCTCTGTAGAAACCCTTGCGGGAAAGTACTTCCTGAAGTGATAGGGGAAAAAATTCTGTTCAAAAGTGCCTGGTCCGGGGGTCTGCCGCCCCTCATACCCCCTGCCATTACGATAGGGGCAGGGATGACCTCCTCCTCCAGGACTCCGACCCTTTCTTCCTGGGACCAATCCTCGCGCGGGGGTCCGGGGGCAAAAGTCCCCCGGAGAACGGGAAGGCAGAGGATCAGCACGCACTGAGCATATCCCAAAACTCTCGTTCACTCTCCCCATCTCTGTATGGGGGCTCGGGAGAAAATTTCATGATCGGGTCGATGTCTTCCCGAATTCCCTGAAGAATCGTGCGAAACCACCGCCTTCCCCCGCCTCTCTACCGGGGGACTGACGCCCCCGGACCCCCGAAACAGGATAGGGTCGGGGAAGAGAGGTCCTGATGAAGGAAATTGCCCTCCGCCCCCGATCGCAATGAGGGGGGGGACCGGGGGGTGAAACCCCCCGAACAGACACGAGAACAGGATTTTTCAGAACCACATACCGATCATTCCATCGACAGGACAGACAGTAGATCAGTTTTGGGATGACCTCACTATCAACCTATGGAGGAGGAATTCTACAGAGCCGATTTTCTCGAACTCGCTGACACTCGTTCCCCGCTCAGGATTGGCAGGGGTACGGCAATCTCCCTCCTCAAAATATCCTGTTCCCTCTTCCCGAAGCCAATCGCAACCGGGGGTCCGGAAGTGAAACCCCCGGCAGGCACCTGCGTCTGCTCTCATGGAAGAGAGAGACATCAACCTGAACCTGAGGATTTACCATGTATCCCGGAGAACGGTTCTTTTGGTTTGCACGAGACTCTGACTCTCATCGAGCATCCCCTTTTCGAGATGGGAGGTCCGCATTCTGCCTTCCCGCCCCTATCGCAATCCCGGGGGTCCGGGGGCAGCGCCCCCGGCGCGAGCGTGCGGGAAGGCGCATCGATCAGAAAACGCCCCAGAACAATTTTCATGGGGTATGCTTGAGCCCGGGAGTTCATGCACGATTCAACAAAGCCAGAATATCGAAGATTTTCCTGTGTGTGCCTCTCCTTAATGAGTCACAGACCGAAATTTTTCGAGTTTTGTGGGGTGAAGCCCCATTGGAGGAGCGATGTGGGGGGGGGGAAGGTTTTTCTCTCCATTCAGGTGCCGTTGTTTGAAAATCTTTGATCTTCTCTGTCCCAATTGTCCTCCTCACACGATCCCGAAGATCAGGGCCATATAGCCCGCATACGCAGCGATGAGGAGGAGCGACCACGCCCGCGTGAACCGGTCGCCGCCCATGAAGAGGGGGACGACGGCGAGGGCGAATGCGGCGGTGATCAGGGTGTTGGAGAGGTTGCCGATCGGCACCGGCCTGATGAGGGCGCCGATGCCCATCACGAAGAGGAGGTTGAAGATGTTGCTCCCCAGGATGTTCCCGACCGAGATGCCGCCCTCGCCCCTGACGATCGCCATGAGGGAGGTCGCGAGTTCGGGCAGGGAGGTGCCCACCGCCACGATCGAGAGCCCGATCACGAGGGTCGGGACGCCGAGCGCGCCGGCGATCGCCACCGCCCCGTCGACGACGAACTGGGCGCCGATGATGACGGCGGCAAGTCCTGCGATGGTGAGGAGCACGTCCCTGTTCCCGTGGCTCTCGACCCCGGACGCCTCCTCTCCCTTCCCGTGCCTCCAGAGGAGGGCGAGGATGATGGCGAATGCGGTCAGCATCCCGGCGCCGGCGAGAAGGTCGAGTGTGCCCCGCAGGGCGAAGAGGACGAAGACCCCCGTCGCCGCGAGCATCAGCCCGGTCTCCCAGAGGGTGGAGTCGTGGCCGTCGCCGTTTCTGCCGACAAGTTGGGGCCTTATAAATGCGCAGAGTGCAAGGACAAGGGCGATATTGGCGATGTTGCTCCCGAGGACATTCCCGAGGGCGATCCCGGCGTCGTCAGCCGCGACGGCGTTCACGCTCACCACAAATTCGGGGAGAGAGGTGCCGAAGGCGATGACCGTAAACCCGACCGTCGCCGCCGAGACCCCGAAACGCGCTGCAAGCCCACTCCCCCCGCCGACAAAGAAGTCCGCGCCCTTGACAAGGAGGACGATGCCGACGAGAAAGAGGATACCTTCTATGATCATGGTGAATTCAGCCTGTATGATCTGGGCGGTGCGCCATATGTTAATGCTCCCTGCATCCCCATCCATATCTGATGGAGCGCTACTGGTTTGGGGACGTCGAAGGAGGGGTCTGTCGCCCTGCTGAGACCGGCCCTGCAGCCCTTGCCCGGCGAATAGAGACGTTCGGGTCAGAACTCGGGAGGCCCGACTGGAGACAGGCGCAGGCCTGCGGCGCGGTCAGGGACCGTGCCGAGTATATCGCCGTCCTGCAGGCAGGATGCATGGAAAGGGCGCAGGCGCGGGTGGCGGCCGAACTCTCCGGCAAGGATGTCGAACTCCTCCAGATGGTCCGGACCCTCGACGAGATCGATCATGTCGCAAACCTCCTGCTTGAGCGGGCCGTCGACTGGCAGGCCGTTCTCGACCCGGCCTTTACCCGGAAGTACAAAAGGGGCGGCAAGGCCCTTGCCGGGCGGATACAGAGGAGTCCCTCGCCTGCCCTGAGGGCGGTCGGGGGTGAGATCGAGAACCTCGGCGAACTGCGGAACCGCCTGATGCGCGAGGTCTCCCGGCGTGCCGACGCCGTCCTCCCGAACACGAGCGCCCTCGTCGGCGGCCTCGTGGCGGCGCGGCTCATGGCCGAGGCCGGCGGCCTCTCCCCTCTTGCCCGGATGCCCGCGGCGACCATCCAGGTGCTGGGGGCGCGGACCGCCATCTTCTCCCATATCCGCGGCAACGCCCCTTCCCCGAAGCACGGCGTCATCTTCCAGCACCGTCGTGTGCACAATGCGCCGAAAGAGGTGCGGGGTCGGGTGGCGCGGGTGCTTGCGGCGAAACTTGCCATTGCCGCACGCATCGACTACTTCAGGGGCGAACTCGATACGGCTTTTGTCGAAGGGGCGCAGACGCGGATCGACGCCGCAGGGGTGAGTGCATGATCCGGATCGGCGGCGTCCTTGTCTCGCCCGGCGAGGGCGGGGTCTATGGCGAGAGGATGATCGACGGTTACCGCGTCTGGGACCCGTACCGTTCTAAGTTTGCGGCCTATGCTCTCCTCGGCGGGGAGAGAGACCTCGCCCCGGAGATGCGGGTGCTCTATCTCGGTGCGGCGAACGGCACCACCGTCTCC
This window of the Methanofollis ethanolicus genome carries:
- a CDS encoding site-specific integrase; protein product: MGSTTAPTQEDRAFHLVKPVYAHRSVDRALAEGRLTEDDATLIAAFITEQQASCSLTTIRVNKLVYLLVNWRRFVGPYRTNAIFDLYTGINNLKGGTNQRGKPFKQNTLHDHIILLKRFYLWLIENDISTVPSKKVKAIKAPSMDRNTKLPEQMLTSEEIRALIAAGGNSRDRAFVAVLYESGCRIGEIGRLSWERVSFDKHGAVLTVEDTKCHKSRHVRLVMSLPYLVAWRNDYPFEPTGRALVFITTRKTPLQYATAAKILTTLAERAGVKKRVTPHLFRHSRITHLITQGVTESVIKLMMWGNLSTDMFQTYAHLAGADIDREILGHYGVTVAAEAADQGLEPRECPECHTINAPTARYCTTCYRSLTGESTATIAGMEADIVAHPQAIRAIVEEMINEKKKRGEI
- a CDS encoding calcium/sodium antiporter, which codes for MIIEGILFLVGIVLLVKGADFFVGGGSGLAARFGVSAATVGFTVIAFGTSLPEFVVSVNAVAADDAGIALGNVLGSNIANIALVLALCAFIRPQLVGRNGDGHDSTLWETGLMLAATGVFVLFALRGTLDLLAGAGMLTAFAIILALLWRHGKGEEASGVESHGNRDVLLTIAGLAAVIIGAQFVVDGAVAIAGALGVPTLVIGLSIVAVGTSLPELATSLMAIVRGEGGISVGNILGSNIFNLLFVMGIGALIRPVPIGNLSNTLITAAFALAVVPLFMGGDRFTRAWSLLLIAAYAGYMALIFGIV
- a CDS encoding RNA-guided pseudouridylation complex pseudouridine synthase subunit Cbf5 — encoded protein: MLIAITRLAEKAGRDAALCAQYGHTCYTVSPLRAELLEENIDRFVAEANAGNFDAIFFTSALPAEVIAPRLRPDTGARIVAIGPQTARTLTACGLQPETLPSYYSADFAPYMGEWLKGRKVGIPRAAVPNPGLLQAVRDRGAEVCEYPTYTLVPTGEDLDTVRADVVLFTSASSFTEAHWTRRAGQIVAAIGTVTAAAMERAGVAPEVVGDGSLAGTLDALNSREERTGADRRVPGVPQAGLIAVDKPRGPSSHQVAAWVGEMLGMPIGHAGTLDPMVTGVLVIMIGPAVRLAPVLLKERKEYVCLMRLHGDVSREEIEETAREFAGRIYQRPPRRSAVKRNLRIRRIYDLEILDVDGRLVLFRAVCDAGTYIRSLCHHLGLALGVGAHMQELRRTRSGAIGENDTHTLHEVRDAVVAARAGDTAPLAAIILPPVQGIGDLPRIVVRDTAIDALCHGAALAGVGALSRTKYQKGDLVAVLSEKDELICLGEALTDSSAYEPGKTGLVLAPRAVMMAAGTYPRVWTTHPRRPTE
- a CDS encoding tripartite tricarboxylate transporter permease, whose protein sequence is MIVALVAGTLLGVALGTVSGLVPGVHVNTMAGLLLSLSPILVASLGTPVLAAALVAALVTHTFLDCVPSTFLGVPDADTAVMVLPAHALCLEGRGGEAVRLSALGSAAAVVWALPFSFLFLTLLTAFQSFIDLWIGVLLLAVACYLVVFSESPEWAAGVFLVSGFLGLFTFRYSFLAWNGGTGVLMPLLSGLFGVAVLISASGGRMPPQSAAVTYPDGRELFRCSCAGSLAGAVVGWLPGLSNATANAVLASAIDYGEDRRGYIVATSAANTANAFLGLAALYAVGRTRNGVMVALGTLDIPPFTALISVAALAAALAYAATVLLSGTAGVFSRVPLRPLNAAVILFVAFLSFLLCGPFGLFVLLAATLVGRVPTLVEVRRVFCMGAVMVPVILSSLGVAVL
- a CDS encoding NOP5/NOP56 family protein, translated to MERYWFGDVEGGVCRPAETGPAALARRIETFGSELGRPDWRQAQACGAVRDRAEYIAVLQAGCMERAQARVAAELSGKDVELLQMVRTLDEIDHVANLLLERAVDWQAVLDPAFTRKYKRGGKALAGRIQRSPSPALRAVGGEIENLGELRNRLMREVSRRADAVLPNTSALVGGLVAARLMAEAGGLSPLARMPAATIQVLGARTAIFSHIRGNAPSPKHGVIFQHRRVHNAPKEVRGRVARVLAAKLAIAARIDYFRGELDTAFVEGAQTRIDAAGVSA